One window from the genome of Mumia sp. ZJ1417 encodes:
- a CDS encoding methylmalonyl-CoA mutase family protein: MADKTPRDRPWVMRTYAGHSSAADSNALYRRNLAKGQTGLSVAFDLPTQTGYDPDHELSRGEVGKVGVPVPDLGEMRRLFEGIPLNTMNTSMTINATAMWLLAMYQVVAEEQAREAGEDPQEWIGQLAGTTQNDIIKEYLSRGTYVFPPAASIRLTTDMIAYTVVNMPKWNPLNICSYHLQEAGATPVQELAYALSTAITILDAVRDARQVPPEEFEKVVGRISFFVNAGVRFIEETCKMRAFGQLWDEITRERYGVQDPKMRRFRYGVQVNSLGLTEAQPENNVQRIVLEMLGVSLSKNARARAIQLPAWNEALGLPRPWDQQWSLRLQQVLAYESDLLEYGDIFDGSHVIEAKVAELVAGAKEEIDRVQAMGGAVAAVESGYMKQALVASHAARRAQIEAGDQLVVGVNAYKETEESPLTADLDAAIQTADPLAEASAIERVIAWRGQRDEAEVAEALERLRTDAKTDANLMDATLAGARVGVTTGEWAGALREVFGEFRAPTGVTGVVGVAEAGAELTAVRERVKATGEELGGRLRLLVGKPGLDGHSNGAEQIAVRARDAGFEVVYQGIRLTPTQIVAAAVDEDVDCIGLSILSGSHMELVPDVLSLLREAGIGDVPVVVGGIIPESDARRLIEAGVAAVYTPKDYGMTQIMDDIVDVIRRANDLA, encoded by the coding sequence ATGGCCGACAAGACCCCTCGCGATCGCCCCTGGGTGATGCGCACCTACGCCGGGCACTCCTCGGCGGCTGACTCCAACGCGCTGTACCGCCGCAACCTCGCGAAGGGGCAGACGGGTCTGTCCGTCGCGTTCGACCTGCCGACCCAGACCGGCTACGACCCCGACCACGAGCTCAGCCGCGGCGAGGTCGGCAAGGTCGGCGTGCCGGTCCCCGACCTCGGGGAGATGCGCCGCCTTTTCGAGGGCATCCCTCTCAACACGATGAACACCTCGATGACCATCAACGCGACGGCCATGTGGCTGCTCGCGATGTATCAGGTCGTCGCGGAGGAGCAGGCGCGCGAGGCCGGCGAGGACCCGCAGGAGTGGATCGGCCAGCTCGCGGGGACCACCCAGAACGACATCATCAAGGAATACCTCTCGCGTGGGACGTACGTGTTCCCGCCGGCGGCCTCGATCCGGCTGACGACCGACATGATCGCCTACACGGTCGTCAACATGCCCAAGTGGAACCCGCTCAACATCTGCAGCTACCACCTGCAGGAGGCCGGCGCGACGCCGGTGCAGGAGCTTGCCTACGCCCTATCGACGGCGATCACGATCCTCGACGCGGTCCGCGACGCCAGGCAGGTGCCGCCGGAGGAGTTCGAGAAGGTCGTCGGACGCATCTCGTTCTTCGTCAACGCGGGTGTCCGGTTCATCGAGGAGACGTGCAAGATGCGCGCCTTCGGCCAGCTGTGGGACGAGATCACGCGCGAGCGCTACGGCGTGCAGGACCCCAAGATGCGGCGCTTCCGCTACGGAGTCCAGGTCAACTCGCTCGGGCTCACCGAGGCACAGCCGGAGAACAACGTGCAGCGCATCGTGCTCGAGATGCTCGGCGTCAGCCTGAGCAAGAACGCCCGCGCCCGCGCCATCCAGCTGCCGGCGTGGAACGAGGCGCTCGGCCTCCCACGTCCGTGGGACCAGCAGTGGTCCCTGCGTCTCCAGCAGGTTCTCGCGTACGAGTCGGACCTGCTCGAGTACGGCGACATCTTCGACGGCAGCCACGTCATCGAGGCCAAGGTCGCCGAGCTGGTCGCCGGCGCCAAGGAGGAGATCGACCGTGTCCAGGCGATGGGCGGTGCGGTCGCCGCGGTCGAGTCGGGCTACATGAAGCAGGCGCTGGTTGCCTCCCACGCAGCGCGTCGCGCGCAGATCGAGGCGGGCGACCAGCTCGTCGTCGGCGTGAACGCCTACAAGGAGACCGAGGAGTCGCCACTGACGGCCGACCTCGACGCGGCGATCCAGACCGCCGACCCGTTGGCCGAGGCGAGCGCCATCGAGCGCGTCATCGCGTGGCGCGGGCAACGTGACGAGGCGGAGGTCGCCGAGGCGCTGGAGCGGCTCCGCACCGACGCCAAGACCGACGCGAACCTGATGGACGCCACGCTGGCCGGTGCGCGCGTCGGCGTGACGACCGGTGAGTGGGCAGGCGCGCTGCGCGAGGTGTTCGGCGAGTTCCGCGCGCCGACCGGTGTGACGGGGGTGGTCGGAGTGGCCGAGGCAGGAGCAGAGCTCACCGCGGTACGCGAGCGTGTGAAGGCGACCGGGGAGGAGCTCGGCGGACGGTTGCGTCTGCTCGTCGGCAAGCCTGGCCTGGACGGACACTCCAACGGCGCCGAGCAGATCGCGGTGCGTGCGCGCGACGCTGGGTTCGAGGTCGTCTATCAGGGCATCCGCCTGACCCCGACACAGATCGTCGCGGCGGCCGTGGACGAGGACGTCGACTGCATCGGGTTGTCGATCCTCTCCGGGTCGCACATGGAGCTCGTCCCCGACGTGCTGTCGCTGCTGCGCGAGGCGGGGATCGGGGACGTGCCGGTCGTCGTCGGCGGCATCATCCCCGAGTCCGACGCACGGCGTCTCATCGAGGCGGGTGTCGCGGCGGTCTACACGCCGAAGGACTACGGCATGACGCAGATCATGGACGACATCGTCGACGTGATCCGCAGGGCCAACGATCTGGCCTGA
- a CDS encoding ferritin: MASDKFAALLSEQVGHEFAAHQQYVAIACYYDALTMPRMAALFFQQALEERDHAMMMVQYLLDADVPVRVPGVADPINDFDDAVAPVTLALAQEKRVTDQINELTRVARDANDFASDQFMQWFIKEQVEEVSKMSDLLAVVTRSADDLEAIEHWVAREEKGEAADPTAPPVAGA, encoded by the coding sequence ATGGCATCCGACAAGTTCGCGGCGCTGCTCAGCGAGCAGGTGGGGCACGAGTTCGCCGCACACCAGCAGTACGTCGCGATCGCGTGCTACTACGACGCGCTCACCATGCCGCGCATGGCGGCGCTCTTCTTCCAGCAGGCGCTGGAGGAGCGCGACCACGCGATGATGATGGTGCAGTACCTCCTGGACGCCGACGTGCCGGTGCGCGTCCCGGGCGTCGCTGACCCGATCAACGACTTCGACGACGCGGTCGCGCCGGTGACATTGGCGCTTGCCCAGGAGAAGCGGGTCACCGACCAGATCAACGAGCTGACCCGCGTGGCGCGCGACGCGAACGACTTCGCGTCCGACCAGTTCATGCAGTGGTTCATCAAGGAGCAGGTCGAGGAGGTCTCCAAGATGAGCGACCTCCTCGCCGTCGTGACCCGGTCGGCGGACGACCTCGAGGCGATCGAGCACTGGGTCGCTCGCGAGGAGAAGGGCGAGGCGGCCGATCCGACCGCCCCGCCGGTCGCCGGGGCCTGA
- a CDS encoding FAD-dependent oxidoreductase — translation MVGAGVTGLTCAVVAAERGHHVDVLARDLPRETTSAVAAACWYPYLAFPVDRVLGWARRSYEVFAALAADESDGGPGVLVRRTQELLPERSPDPWWREAVPDLRRIASPPDGYADGWTFDGAVAHMPRYLDYLERRLAASGGTVTRMALSALPPGADAVVNASGLGSRLLSSDETTSPVRGQVLRLPPVPGVDEVVLADRDDTVTYVVPRGDDVVVGGTSEPGVWDLAPRTQDSEAILARAAALVPALRGAPVLGVRVGLRPARLTVRLALERREGASPVVHCYGHGGAGVTLSWGCADEVADLLDTL, via the coding sequence GTGGTCGGGGCCGGTGTCACGGGACTGACGTGCGCCGTGGTGGCTGCTGAGCGCGGCCACCACGTCGACGTCCTCGCGCGCGACCTGCCGCGCGAGACGACCTCGGCCGTCGCCGCGGCCTGCTGGTATCCGTACCTCGCGTTCCCCGTCGACCGCGTCCTCGGCTGGGCCCGCAGGTCGTACGAGGTGTTCGCCGCGCTCGCCGCGGACGAGTCGGACGGAGGTCCGGGCGTGCTCGTACGGCGCACTCAGGAGCTGCTGCCCGAGCGGTCGCCCGATCCGTGGTGGCGCGAGGCGGTGCCGGACCTGCGCCGGATCGCCTCGCCTCCGGACGGCTACGCCGACGGGTGGACGTTCGACGGGGCGGTCGCGCACATGCCGCGCTACCTCGACTACCTCGAGCGTAGGCTCGCTGCGTCCGGCGGCACGGTCACCCGCATGGCGCTGTCGGCCCTGCCACCCGGGGCGGACGCGGTCGTGAACGCTTCGGGTCTCGGCAGCCGGCTGCTGAGCAGTGACGAGACCACCAGCCCCGTACGAGGTCAGGTGCTGCGCCTCCCGCCCGTTCCCGGAGTCGACGAGGTGGTCCTCGCGGACCGGGACGACACCGTCACGTACGTCGTGCCGCGCGGCGACGACGTCGTGGTCGGGGGCACAAGTGAGCCCGGAGTCTGGGACCTCGCCCCTCGTACGCAGGACTCCGAGGCGATCCTGGCACGTGCCGCCGCGCTGGTCCCGGCGCTTCGCGGTGCACCGGTGCTCGGCGTCCGGGTCGGACTGCGGCCCGCGCGTCTGACCGTGCGGCTCGCGCTCGAGCGGCGCGAGGGCGCGAGCCCCGTCGTGCACTGCTACGGGCACGGCGGTGCTGGCGTGACACTGTCGTGGGGGTGCGCCGACGAGGTCGCCGACCTGCTCGACACCCTCTGA
- a CDS encoding SLATT domain-containing protein, with protein sequence MWTYRGDEPTVVQWLVTIRVGHEGHRLAAKAARRRHRLIGATAVVLAALAASASFTSLLSEPRAWLQVTAGALAVATAATALLHTLLNDADVIAAHQRAGAEYGDVRRQLEQAILSERITDDRLSEIRADWTRVEKASPTLPGRASRRAAQQLEALAETVAPPAAATPATVARDAEIDEPLKELTAS encoded by the coding sequence ATGTGGACGTATCGCGGTGACGAACCGACCGTCGTGCAGTGGCTGGTCACCATCCGGGTCGGGCACGAGGGCCACCGGCTCGCTGCCAAGGCCGCCCGCCGGCGGCACCGCCTCATCGGAGCGACGGCGGTCGTCCTCGCGGCGCTCGCCGCCTCCGCCAGCTTCACGAGCCTGCTGTCGGAGCCGCGCGCGTGGCTCCAGGTCACCGCCGGCGCGCTTGCCGTCGCGACAGCGGCCACGGCGCTGCTGCACACCTTGCTCAACGACGCGGACGTGATCGCCGCGCACCAGCGCGCGGGCGCCGAGTACGGCGACGTCCGACGCCAGCTCGAGCAGGCGATCTTGTCCGAGCGCATCACCGACGACCGCCTCTCCGAGATCCGCGCCGACTGGACCCGCGTCGAGAAAGCCTCCCCGACTCTGCCCGGGCGTGCGTCGCGGCGCGCGGCACAGCAGCTCGAGGCTCTTGCCGAGACCGTGGCGCCGCCCGCCGCTGCGACACCGGCCACCGTGGCGCGGGACGCCGAGATCGACGAGCCCCTCAAAGAGCTCACCGCGAGCTGA